In a genomic window of Gloeocapsopsis dulcis:
- a CDS encoding DUF4112 domain-containing protein yields MTQSAAQFANVAAHPKLTSVQRLRRFSRLLDNAIGIPGTKFRIGIDPIIGLIPGAGDIVGTALSAYIVVEAARLGIPKAILGRMVRNIVIESVFGSVPIIGDMFDFAWKANMKNVDLLEEYLKNAQNSAK; encoded by the coding sequence ATGACCCAATCTGCTGCTCAGTTTGCCAATGTTGCGGCTCACCCTAAACTTACCTCGGTACAGCGTTTGCGTAGGTTTAGCCGTTTGCTTGATAATGCTATTGGCATCCCAGGAACAAAATTTCGGATTGGGATCGATCCAATTATTGGGTTAATTCCTGGTGCTGGAGATATTGTTGGAACAGCACTGTCTGCTTATATCGTCGTTGAAGCAGCACGCCTAGGTATCCCCAAAGCTATATTAGGACGGATGGTGAGGAATATTGTCATAGAGAGTGTATTTGGCTCGGTTCCAATAATAGGTGATATGTTTGACTTTGCTTGGAAAGCTAACATGAAGAATGTCGATCTGCTGGAAGAATATCTTAAGAACGCTCAGAACAGTGCCAAATAA
- a CDS encoding response regulator: MAKPIILTVDDDPEVLQAVARDLRQQYGSRFRIVRADSGQSAIEATQQLKLRNEAVALFLVDQRMPRMSGVEFLEQALPIFPTAKRALLTAYADTDAAIRAINSTQIDYYLLKPWDPPEERLYPVLDDLLEDWLASFRPPFEGIRVVGNRWSPQSHQVKDFLARNQIPYQWLDIELEPEASKLVEYAETNDQQQLPLVLFPDGSRLIRPSKLEIAERIGLKTQAERPFYDLVIVGGGPAGLAAAVYGASEGLTTVMIEREAPGGQAGSSSRIENYLGFPVGLSGGDLARRAVTQARRFGVEILSPQEVTRVRVEDPYRIVTLTDGSDISCHVLLVATGVSYRRLMVPGMEQLSGAGVYYGAAQTEAIACAGEDIYVIGGANSAGQAAMYFSKYARRVVMLVRGESLITSMSQYLIDQIKLTDNIEVRTSSQVVEVKGDTQLKALTIEDVKTGMRETVDATSLFIFIGASPRTDWLDGVVERDRNGFILTGPDVMHNNKRPRGWILDRDPFLLETNVPGIFAAGDVRYGSVKRVASGVGEGAIAVQFIHRYLSKV, from the coding sequence ATGGCAAAACCTATTATTCTTACCGTGGACGACGATCCGGAAGTTTTACAAGCAGTGGCGCGAGACTTACGGCAACAATATGGTTCTCGCTTTCGCATTGTTCGGGCAGATTCTGGACAAAGCGCGATCGAGGCAACTCAACAACTGAAACTCCGCAATGAAGCTGTTGCGTTATTTCTAGTCGATCAACGAATGCCACGTATGAGTGGAGTCGAGTTTCTAGAGCAAGCGTTACCAATTTTTCCGACAGCCAAGCGCGCCTTGCTCACGGCTTATGCAGATACGGATGCAGCAATTCGTGCCATTAACAGTACGCAAATTGATTATTACTTACTCAAACCGTGGGACCCGCCTGAAGAGCGCTTGTATCCAGTTCTCGATGATTTACTTGAAGATTGGCTAGCATCGTTTCGCCCGCCGTTTGAGGGAATTCGGGTTGTGGGTAATCGTTGGTCGCCGCAGTCTCATCAGGTAAAAGACTTTTTAGCACGCAATCAAATTCCGTATCAGTGGCTAGATATTGAATTAGAACCCGAAGCCAGTAAGCTGGTTGAATATGCTGAGACGAATGATCAACAACAATTACCACTCGTCCTGTTTCCTGATGGCTCGCGCTTGATTCGACCGTCTAAGCTTGAAATCGCAGAACGGATTGGGTTGAAAACTCAGGCAGAACGTCCGTTTTATGATTTGGTAATCGTGGGCGGAGGTCCGGCGGGGCTGGCAGCTGCCGTGTATGGTGCGTCAGAAGGACTAACTACAGTAATGATCGAGCGTGAAGCACCAGGCGGACAAGCGGGATCGAGTTCGCGGATTGAGAACTATCTCGGTTTTCCCGTCGGCTTAAGTGGGGGAGATCTAGCCCGCCGTGCCGTGACCCAAGCGCGGCGATTTGGGGTCGAGATTCTCAGCCCGCAAGAAGTGACCCGCGTGCGCGTTGAAGATCCGTATCGGATTGTCACTTTGACGGATGGTAGTGATATTAGCTGTCATGTATTGCTGGTAGCAACGGGAGTCTCTTACCGTCGGTTGATGGTGCCAGGGATGGAGCAGCTTTCTGGGGCAGGAGTATATTATGGCGCAGCGCAGACAGAAGCGATCGCATGTGCTGGTGAAGATATTTACGTCATCGGTGGAGCTAATTCTGCTGGACAAGCGGCAATGTATTTCTCGAAATATGCTCGGCGTGTCGTGATGTTAGTACGCGGCGAATCACTAATCACAAGTATGTCGCAGTATTTGATCGATCAAATCAAGCTCACGGACAATATTGAAGTCCGAACTAGCTCACAGGTAGTTGAAGTCAAAGGCGACACGCAACTTAAAGCGTTGACGATCGAGGATGTCAAAACGGGAATGCGTGAAACCGTTGATGCGACTTCACTGTTTATTTTTATTGGTGCGAGTCCGCGAACGGATTGGTTAGATGGCGTGGTGGAACGCGATCGCAATGGTTTTATTCTCACCGGACCAGACGTGATGCATAACAACAAACGACCGCGTGGCTGGATACTCGACCGCGATCCGTTTTTACTCGAAACGAATGTGCCTGGAATTTTTGCCGCTGGAGATGTGCGGTATGGATCGGTGAAGCGTGTGGCATCTGGCGTAGGCGAAGGCGCGATCGCGGTTCAGTTTATTCATCGCTATCTCAGTAAGGTGTGA
- a CDS encoding SDR family NAD(P)-dependent oxidoreductase — MSRLQGKYALITGASQGLGLQLALQFAQEGAAGIAIVARGAELLEEARHLIQNAAPEMKVLAVTADVSQPQDIERIVATTLNEFQGRLDILINNASTIGSSPMPFLLDYPLEDFRNVLNTNLIAPFLLIKKVLPAMIENGGSIINVTSDAGVTGYPGWGAYGISKFGLEGLSQTWAAELEESNVRVNWVDPGNMNTAMHRAAEPDEDPTQWADPQEVTDIFIYLASDESKDFHGQRFEAQEDDFEKATHEAA, encoded by the coding sequence ATGAGTAGACTACAAGGAAAATACGCATTAATTACGGGTGCTTCACAAGGATTGGGGTTACAGCTTGCGCTCCAGTTTGCCCAAGAGGGAGCAGCAGGTATTGCCATTGTTGCTCGTGGGGCTGAGTTACTTGAAGAAGCTCGTCATCTCATTCAAAACGCTGCACCGGAAATGAAGGTGTTGGCAGTAACTGCCGATGTCAGCCAACCTCAAGACATTGAGCGCATCGTTGCCACAACGCTGAACGAGTTTCAGGGACGATTGGATATTTTAATCAACAATGCATCTACGATCGGTTCCTCGCCCATGCCTTTCTTACTCGATTATCCACTGGAAGACTTCCGCAACGTTCTGAATACTAACCTGATTGCGCCGTTTCTGCTGATCAAAAAGGTGTTGCCTGCCATGATTGAAAATGGTGGTTCAATTATCAACGTCACCAGTGATGCAGGGGTCACAGGATATCCAGGTTGGGGTGCCTATGGCATCTCAAAGTTTGGGCTAGAAGGACTGTCTCAAACCTGGGCAGCAGAGCTAGAGGAGAGCAATGTGCGTGTGAATTGGGTTGATCCAGGCAACATGAACACTGCTATGCATCGTGCAGCTGAACCCGATGAAGATCCAACGCAGTGGGCTGATCCTCAAGAAGTCACAGACATCTTTATCTATTTAGCATCGGACGAGTCCAAAGATTTTCATGGACAACGATTTGAGGCACAAGAGGACGACTTTGAGAAAGCGACTCATGAAGCGGCTTGA
- a CDS encoding aldo/keto reductase yields MQSVLIGTSKGNILGQVKPNQIALAWLLHRAPNIVLIPGTTTIAHLEENVAATSIKFTTDELELLNI; encoded by the coding sequence TTGCAATCGGTACTAATAGGAACCTCCAAAGGAAACATTTTAGGTCAAGTGAAACCCAATCAGATCGCCTTAGCTTGGTTGTTGCACCGTGCGCCTAACATTGTGCTGATTCCAGGAACAACGACGATTGCTCATCTAGAAGAAAACGTTGCAGCCACCTCAATTAAATTTACAACTGACGAACTTGAGTTGCTTAATATTTGA
- a CDS encoding oxidoreductase, translating into MSAQDVKVWLITGSSTGFGRTLAETVLKEGDRVIATARKPEQLAGLVEQFSESVKVIALDVTQPEQIQTALEQALATFGQIDVLVNNAGYGLIGALEEVSQEQIRRNFETNLFGAINMMRAILPIMRQQGRGHIVNMSAIAGFTNELGFSIYGKAKFALEGMSEALRGEVAPFGIKVTIVEPGPFRTDFIGRSLVRTAHPMPEYETTVGKFLNFLNTIEGKQPGDPEKAANAIIQVVKSENPPLRLVLGKYAYAKFREKIESLTQELDAWAEVGMNTDFETTQV; encoded by the coding sequence ATGAGTGCGCAAGATGTAAAGGTTTGGTTGATTACAGGTAGTTCCACTGGATTTGGACGAACGCTAGCTGAAACCGTTTTGAAAGAGGGTGATCGCGTCATTGCCACAGCACGTAAACCAGAGCAATTAGCAGGTTTAGTCGAACAGTTTTCTGAAAGCGTCAAGGTGATCGCCCTGGATGTTACGCAACCTGAACAGATTCAAACCGCATTAGAGCAAGCACTGGCTACCTTTGGACAAATTGATGTGCTAGTGAATAATGCCGGATACGGTTTGATCGGGGCATTGGAGGAGGTAAGCCAAGAACAAATTCGGCGTAATTTTGAAACGAACCTGTTTGGTGCCATTAATATGATGCGGGCAATTTTGCCAATTATGCGACAACAGGGTAGGGGACATATCGTGAATATGTCCGCGATCGCAGGGTTTACTAATGAGTTGGGGTTTTCCATCTATGGAAAAGCTAAGTTTGCCCTAGAGGGTATGTCTGAAGCGCTGCGGGGCGAGGTAGCACCCTTTGGGATTAAAGTCACGATTGTTGAACCAGGACCCTTCCGTACCGATTTTATTGGGCGATCGCTCGTTCGGACTGCCCATCCCATGCCAGAGTATGAAACCACAGTGGGTAAGTTTCTCAACTTCCTCAACACGATCGAAGGTAAACAACCTGGCGATCCAGAAAAAGCCGCCAACGCAATTATTCAAGTCGTGAAATCAGAGAATCCACCCTTGCGGCTAGTGCTGGGCAAGTACGCTTATGCTAAGTTTCGCGAAAAGATTGAATCGCTTACCCAAGAGTTAGATGCCTGGGCAGAAGTGGGCATGAACACCGACTTTGAAACAACTCAAGTATAA
- a CDS encoding ATP-binding protein: MANLKQTLQQIPLFSALDDEQIQWLVKQGSEITLPAGTQIAKQGDPADGFYIILDGTTKWTRTVNGQSVHAVTLGAGEVFAELILLLDEPYPTTGYTLTEVRVYKLSPETFWELMQRAPTTERQILKIAAQRSQIHQSVTQQQAKLISLGTLAAGLAHELNNPAAAGSRAAQQLRDTFSDIQARLLTMCQDLPDAQRQLLISLYKSAVTDLVNTRPLDPLVQSDREDELTDWLDDHAIQNGWKLSPTLVSAGIDTEKLDAIADQLTPTALQSAIHWLTESLTLAGLVHTVEQSTTRISHLVKAIKSYSYMDQAPLQEIDLHEGLEDTLTILNHKLKYGITIERQYDANLPKICAYGSELNQVWTNLIDNAADAMNGNGKLMIRTTQMNQHVQVEITDTGTGIPKTVRSRIFEPFFTTKGVGQGTGLGLDIARRIVVDRHHGEIWVTSEPGNTCFHVCLPISQLKSQC, encoded by the coding sequence ATGGCTAACCTCAAACAAACCTTGCAGCAGATTCCCCTATTTTCAGCCTTGGACGACGAGCAGATTCAGTGGTTAGTAAAACAAGGCAGCGAAATCACTTTGCCAGCAGGAACGCAAATTGCTAAACAAGGCGATCCAGCAGATGGATTTTACATCATTCTCGATGGCACAACGAAATGGACGCGCACCGTGAATGGGCAATCAGTTCATGCAGTGACGCTAGGTGCAGGTGAAGTCTTTGCCGAATTAATTCTATTACTCGATGAACCGTATCCAACGACTGGATATACCTTGACTGAGGTACGCGTCTATAAGCTGTCACCAGAAACATTCTGGGAACTGATGCAGCGTGCACCAACAACCGAGCGGCAAATTCTCAAAATCGCCGCGCAACGGTCTCAGATTCATCAATCGGTAACGCAACAACAGGCAAAGCTCATTTCACTTGGAACTTTAGCCGCAGGACTCGCCCACGAACTGAATAATCCAGCTGCAGCAGGTAGCCGCGCCGCGCAGCAATTGCGCGATACATTCTCAGATATTCAAGCTCGGTTACTGACGATGTGCCAAGATTTGCCTGATGCCCAACGGCAATTACTCATCAGTTTGTACAAATCTGCTGTCACAGATCTAGTCAATACTCGTCCTCTCGATCCATTAGTACAGAGCGATCGCGAAGATGAACTCACAGATTGGCTGGATGACCATGCTATTCAAAACGGCTGGAAATTATCACCTACACTCGTCTCGGCGGGAATTGACACTGAGAAATTAGATGCGATCGCAGACCAGTTGACGCCAACCGCATTGCAGAGTGCAATTCATTGGTTGACGGAATCGTTAACACTAGCAGGATTAGTTCACACCGTAGAGCAAAGCACAACCAGAATTTCGCATCTCGTGAAAGCGATTAAATCATATTCTTATATGGATCAAGCACCATTACAAGAAATTGATTTGCACGAAGGGTTAGAAGATACGCTGACGATTTTGAATCACAAGTTGAAATATGGCATCACAATCGAGCGACAATACGATGCAAACCTACCAAAAATTTGTGCTTATGGCAGCGAACTCAATCAAGTTTGGACAAACCTAATTGATAATGCTGCGGATGCCATGAATGGCAATGGAAAACTCATGATTCGGACAACACAAATGAATCAGCACGTGCAAGTTGAAATCACCGATACTGGCACTGGAATTCCAAAAACAGTACGATCGCGCATTTTTGAACCGTTTTTTACTACGAAAGGGGTGGGACAAGGAACCGGACTCGGCTTAGATATTGCCCGTCGCATCGTTGTCGATCGCCACCATGGCGAAATTTGGGTAACTTCTGAACCTGGAAACACCTGCTTTCACGTTTGTTTACCCATTTCCCAACTAAAATCACAATGCTGA
- a CDS encoding TetR/AcrR family transcriptional regulator, whose product MARKKEFDRDEVLEKAMETFWCQGYEATSVQDLVEQMGINRGSLYDTFGDKRALFLAAIAHYNETAFAEAIAQLEAPGASKQAIVDYFQNFIECATSDKQRRGCLMTNSAVELAPHDQNTASCITTHLQRLENAFYHVLVNASEKGEISSRQDLRALARFLTCVLQGLHVMCKVKPSALQDITDVVIAVLE is encoded by the coding sequence ATGGCGCGCAAGAAAGAGTTTGACCGAGATGAGGTGCTAGAAAAGGCAATGGAAACTTTCTGGTGCCAAGGATATGAAGCAACATCAGTCCAAGACTTGGTTGAACAAATGGGAATTAATCGAGGGAGTCTTTACGATACCTTTGGTGATAAACGCGCCCTATTTCTCGCGGCGATCGCGCATTACAATGAAACAGCTTTTGCGGAGGCGATCGCTCAACTAGAAGCGCCAGGTGCATCCAAGCAAGCAATTGTGGATTACTTTCAAAACTTCATTGAGTGTGCCACAAGTGACAAACAACGGCGTGGTTGCTTGATGACTAATTCAGCAGTAGAGTTAGCACCACATGACCAAAATACTGCAAGTTGCATTACTACCCATCTTCAGCGGCTAGAAAATGCTTTCTATCATGTCTTAGTTAACGCAAGTGAGAAAGGTGAAATTAGTTCTAGACAAGATCTTCGAGCTTTAGCGCGTTTCCTCACCTGTGTTCTACAAGGCTTACACGTCATGTGTAAAGTCAAGCCTTCTGCCTTGCAAGACATCACAGATGTAGTCATTGCTGTTTTAGAGTAA
- a CDS encoding alpha/beta fold hydrolase, translated as MQDWWRETFPKGKQNLTIADANGHPVSIAYGEKGTGKPLILVHGIGSWSYSWRHCIEPLSKHFRVICFDAKGYGFSEKSAHPEQPGHQLLELERIIRALCNEPAIVVAISLGALASLAVVQEHPELFAGLVLINVPIFPEGLPNRWMRSLSDLPIELLKIVDWLRLTFFFSTLVRAIVRVERREVLVDWSAVTPEEVYWITYPYIYIPGTLAKVTEELQIAAQEIKRLQQKQPNLISKIQSRLGEITCPTLIVWGDQDRWFPATDAEKLRSRLPHAQVKIIQECGHDAPANSPDELNAAILEFLISLEDFECPLR; from the coding sequence ATGCAAGACTGGTGGAGAGAAACTTTTCCTAAAGGAAAGCAAAATTTAACGATCGCCGATGCCAATGGTCATCCTGTTTCAATTGCCTATGGAGAAAAAGGTACAGGAAAACCGCTAATCTTGGTTCATGGTATTGGTAGTTGGTCTTACAGTTGGCGTCATTGTATTGAACCACTGTCAAAACACTTTCGCGTGATTTGCTTCGATGCTAAGGGGTACGGTTTTTCTGAGAAATCAGCACATCCAGAACAACCAGGGCATCAACTGCTAGAATTAGAGCGGATTATTCGTGCTTTATGTAATGAACCTGCGATAGTAGTAGCGATATCTTTGGGTGCATTGGCGAGTCTTGCAGTTGTTCAAGAGCATCCAGAGTTATTTGCAGGCTTAGTCTTGATTAATGTTCCGATTTTTCCTGAAGGATTACCTAATCGGTGGATGCGATCGCTTTCTGATTTACCAATCGAATTATTAAAAATCGTTGATTGGCTGCGGTTAACGTTCTTTTTCTCAACGCTAGTACGTGCGATCGTGCGAGTCGAACGCCGTGAAGTTTTGGTAGATTGGTCAGCAGTCACACCCGAAGAAGTCTACTGGATTACCTATCCTTATATTTATATTCCTGGAACGCTGGCGAAAGTAACTGAAGAATTACAAATTGCCGCGCAGGAAATCAAGCGCTTACAGCAAAAGCAACCTAATTTAATTAGTAAAATTCAATCACGTTTGGGTGAAATTACTTGTCCGACACTCATTGTCTGGGGCGATCAAGATCGCTGGTTTCCCGCAACAGATGCTGAAAAACTGCGATCGCGCCTTCCCCATGCGCAAGTAAAAATTATCCAAGAATGCGGTCATGATGCACCTGCAAACTCTCCTGATGAACTCAACGCCGCAATTTTAGAGTTTCTCATTAGTCTCGAGGACTTTGAGTGCCCATTGAGGTAG
- a CDS encoding GNAT family N-acetyltransferase, which produces MAAQAIYVTDLQHIDWQEMKSTLAADAFDNGRTPEQLQASFENSYATVIAYINAQIVGTARVLSDGVCNAYIVDVWTLTQYRRRGIATAMMQLLLAKLEGQHVYLFTDDAIEFYEKLGFEAQPTGLGTVVGQWLGNNSDR; this is translated from the coding sequence ATGGCTGCTCAAGCAATCTACGTAACAGATCTCCAGCATATCGATTGGCAAGAAATGAAATCGACATTAGCAGCTGATGCCTTTGATAATGGACGAACTCCTGAACAACTGCAAGCATCGTTTGAGAATAGTTACGCTACGGTCATTGCCTATATTAATGCTCAAATTGTCGGGACTGCTCGCGTGCTTTCTGACGGGGTCTGCAATGCTTACATTGTCGATGTTTGGACGCTCACTCAGTATCGTAGACGGGGAATTGCAACCGCAATGATGCAGCTGCTCTTAGCCAAACTTGAAGGACAGCACGTTTATCTGTTTACAGATGACGCAATTGAGTTTTATGAAAAGCTTGGCTTTGAAGCTCAACCGACTGGACTTGGAACAGTAGTCGGGCAATGGTTAGGCAACAACAGTGACAGATAG
- a CDS encoding S-adenosylmethionine:tRNA ribosyltransferase-isomerase, whose translation MSAPFSFTLPPELFAKEPPERRGIARDRVRLMVINRQTFQVQHSRFDRLGDFLRPQDLLVFNSSRTLPALLEGCEAAGGTCMQVRLAERLPDDTWLALLLCQQGEPFACGLRSGMQIHFSPQLSAIVRSRDRVIPRLWKLQFSQSGTALINSLYRLGEPIRYEYVSAPWDLDYYQTVYAKEPGSAEMPSAGRAFTWKLLFDLQRQGIEVAHIVLHTGLSSYIDDDLDALHLASEEEYFISEATAKKINQTHQAGRRVIAVGTTVVRALESVVDAAGKVRAGHSYTRLRITENHRLKAVEGLLTGLHEPEASHLDLLTAFLPPAMIREAYQEAVRDRYLWHEFGDLNLII comes from the coding sequence ATGTCTGCCCCTTTTTCCTTCACACTTCCACCTGAGCTGTTTGCGAAAGAGCCACCAGAGCGGAGAGGCATTGCTCGCGATCGCGTTCGGTTGATGGTCATTAATCGCCAAACATTTCAAGTACAGCATAGCCGCTTTGATCGATTGGGAGACTTTCTGCGTCCGCAGGATTTGCTTGTATTCAATTCTAGTCGCACCCTTCCCGCCTTGCTTGAGGGGTGTGAAGCTGCAGGAGGAACCTGTATGCAAGTTCGTTTAGCCGAACGTCTTCCCGATGATACTTGGCTAGCATTGCTATTATGCCAGCAGGGTGAGCCTTTTGCTTGTGGGTTGCGCAGCGGGATGCAGATTCATTTCAGCCCGCAGTTAAGCGCGATTGTACGATCGCGCGATCGCGTAATCCCCCGACTTTGGAAACTGCAGTTCTCTCAATCAGGCACCGCATTAATCAACTCGCTTTACCGCTTGGGAGAGCCGATCCGCTATGAGTACGTGTCTGCTCCTTGGGATTTGGACTACTATCAAACCGTCTACGCTAAAGAACCTGGTTCTGCTGAAATGCCGTCTGCAGGTCGCGCCTTCACTTGGAAACTATTGTTCGACCTGCAGCGACAAGGTATCGAAGTTGCCCATATCGTCCTGCATACGGGACTTTCCTCTTACATAGATGACGATCTTGATGCCCTACACCTTGCCTCTGAGGAGGAGTACTTTATCAGCGAGGCGACAGCTAAAAAAATTAACCAAACGCATCAAGCAGGCAGACGGGTGATTGCAGTGGGTACTACCGTAGTACGAGCGTTAGAGTCAGTGGTTGACGCAGCAGGGAAGGTGCGCGCAGGGCACAGCTATACCCGACTGCGGATTACAGAGAACCACAGGCTTAAAGCCGTAGAGGGGCTGCTAACCGGATTGCATGAGCCAGAAGCAAGCCATCTCGATTTGCTCACTGCTTTCTTACCGCCAGCAATGATTCGAGAAGCGTACCAAGAAGCGGTTCGCGATCGCTATCTTTGGCATGAGTTTGGCGATTTGAATTTGATTATTTAA
- a CDS encoding TetR/AcrR family transcriptional regulator: MPQASVNKRIGRPRSEESKAAILDATWELLKTTTMRDLSIEAIARESGVGKTTIYRWWSNKAAVAMDAVLEKLSPEIQFPQGLSATETITQQMMALIKAFCGDYGRIVAQIIAEGQACPETLERYRDRFLYPRRTAAKAILQQGIERGEFDPSLDPELAIDILYGPIYFRLLVGHLPLDRQFAEELPQWALKVLETNEKL; encoded by the coding sequence ATGCCTCAAGCCTCTGTTAATAAACGGATTGGACGACCTCGTTCTGAAGAATCAAAGGCGGCGATCTTAGATGCAACCTGGGAGTTGCTCAAAACAACCACAATGAGAGACTTGTCGATAGAGGCGATCGCCCGCGAATCTGGAGTCGGCAAAACCACAATTTACCGCTGGTGGTCCAACAAAGCAGCAGTCGCCATGGATGCGGTTTTAGAAAAACTCTCGCCTGAAATTCAGTTCCCGCAAGGTCTATCAGCAACGGAAACCATCACTCAGCAGATGATGGCGCTCATCAAAGCCTTCTGTGGGGATTATGGGCGAATCGTGGCACAAATTATTGCGGAAGGACAAGCTTGCCCCGAAACCCTGGAACGGTATCGCGATCGTTTCCTTTATCCCCGTCGGACTGCGGCTAAAGCCATTCTTCAGCAGGGTATTGAGAGGGGTGAATTTGATCCAAGTCTTGATCCAGAACTGGCGATCGACATTCTTTATGGACCTATCTACTTTCGGCTTTTGGTTGGACACTTACCGCTTGATCGGCAGTTTGCAGAGGAACTACCTCAATGGGCACTCAAAGTCCTCGAGACTAATGAGAAACTCTAA
- a CDS encoding ATP-binding protein, which translates to MLTIDILRQVPLFVDLPETRLQWLIDQGIEVHLQPGEIHRHEGDPADRVFVLIEGEVRVTQTVGNQEIVLVTYLPKTLFGELPVLLGQESLWASGRAITKCRILELPNQAFWELLSSCPCVMKMILHTMAERVQEVQVISQQREKLVALGTLAAGLAHELNNPASACRRAVGQLRSNLQTTQLLAQTLHQQSFTPTQYDFLTKLQQSAIKQAKTSQNLTPLEQSDREEEVTDWLENHNVSHSWHLAPTIVAAGFDIAWLESIAANLSTKMLDDVLTWITATLSEARLLDDIDRSTSRISTLVEAVKDYSYLDQAPIQEVDVHDALNSTLTMLSPKLHDIQVVRDFDCDLPRISAYGSELNQVWTNLIDNAIDSLIERREYEPNFTPTLLIQTRCEGDAIAVEIVDNGMGIPEEVRSHLFEPFFTTKGVSQGTGLGLHIAYRVLTSHQGDIQVYSRPDETRFQVRLPLTQLAQ; encoded by the coding sequence ATGCTGACGATTGATATTCTCCGCCAAGTTCCCCTATTTGTCGATCTGCCAGAAACTCGTTTGCAGTGGTTGATCGATCAAGGCATTGAAGTTCATCTGCAACCAGGCGAGATTCACCGCCATGAAGGCGATCCGGCCGATCGCGTGTTTGTTCTAATTGAAGGCGAGGTGCGTGTTACCCAAACCGTAGGCAACCAAGAAATTGTGCTAGTCACATATCTGCCCAAAACGCTGTTTGGTGAATTGCCCGTGTTGTTGGGTCAAGAATCGCTCTGGGCATCTGGTCGAGCCATCACGAAGTGTCGAATTCTCGAACTCCCAAATCAAGCATTTTGGGAATTGTTATCGAGTTGTCCGTGTGTGATGAAAATGATTCTTCACACAATGGCAGAGCGCGTTCAAGAAGTACAAGTGATTTCGCAACAGCGAGAAAAACTAGTAGCATTAGGAACGCTCGCCGCTGGACTCGCCCATGAATTAAATAACCCCGCTTCTGCTTGTCGTCGGGCTGTGGGACAGTTACGCTCAAACCTGCAAACCACTCAATTACTTGCCCAAACGCTACATCAGCAATCCTTCACACCAACACAATACGACTTTCTCACAAAATTGCAGCAAAGCGCGATCAAACAGGCAAAAACGAGTCAAAATCTGACTCCGTTAGAACAGAGCGATCGCGAAGAGGAAGTCACAGACTGGCTAGAAAATCACAACGTTTCCCATAGCTGGCATCTTGCACCTACGATTGTGGCTGCTGGTTTTGATATCGCTTGGCTCGAATCAATCGCAGCAAATTTGAGTACTAAAATGCTCGATGATGTTCTGACGTGGATTACGGCAACGCTGAGTGAAGCTCGACTGTTAGATGATATTGATCGCAGTACGAGCCGCATTTCAACCCTAGTCGAAGCCGTCAAAGATTATTCCTACTTAGATCAAGCCCCGATTCAAGAAGTTGATGTTCATGATGCCTTAAACAGTACGCTGACCATGTTAAGTCCTAAACTGCATGATATTCAGGTGGTGCGCGACTTTGATTGTGATTTACCACGAATTAGTGCCTATGGCAGCGAACTAAACCAAGTCTGGACGAACCTGATCGATAACGCGATCGACAGCCTCATCGAACGTCGGGAATATGAGCCAAATTTTACTCCGACGCTGTTGATTCAGACACGATGTGAAGGTGATGCGATCGCTGTTGAAATTGTCGATAACGGCATGGGCATTCCCGAGGAGGTGCGATCGCATCTTTTTGAGCCATTCTTTACCACCAAAGGCGTGAGTCAAGGAACGGGGCTTGGATTACATATTGCTTATCGTGTACTGACTAGCCATCAAGGAGATATTCAAGTGTATTCTCGACCCGATGAAACGCGATTTCAAGTGCGCTTGCCACTCACTCAGTTAGCACAATAA